Proteins co-encoded in one Rhodococcus sp. PAMC28707 genomic window:
- a CDS encoding AarF/UbiB family protein: MSDIPRRGSARTAKLARIPIGIAGRAALGFGKKLAGGNRQEIDSALAAKAAEQLFSVLGELKGGAMKFGQALSVMEAAVPEEFAEPYREALTKLQADAPPLPADKVHRMLDRQLGTTWRSRFVSFDDTPVASASIGQVHRAVWADGRDVAVKVQYPGADDALRADLKTLSRFANTFSAIFTGADVKPVLEELIARTEDELDYRIEATNQRAFAQEFDGDPQFAVPRVVASAPKVLVSEWMSGTPLATIIAGGTAQQRNDAGALLALFAFAAPARAGLLHADPHPGNFMLLPDGRLGVIDFGATAPMPNGLPPVLGRMVRLAREERFDELVELCTDNGFVIPGRTVTATEISDYLRPFTDPIRTDTFHFTRAWLQKAAGSAAEFDSAQLKTVRALNMPAEYIMIFRVLGGLVGICAQLDAYAPYMSILTEWMPGFTDDDAQSSEG, translated from the coding sequence GTGTCAGACATTCCTCGCCGCGGCTCAGCCCGAACTGCCAAGCTCGCACGAATTCCGATCGGTATCGCCGGGCGGGCTGCGTTGGGCTTCGGGAAGAAGCTCGCCGGCGGCAATCGCCAAGAGATCGACAGCGCGCTGGCCGCCAAAGCAGCCGAGCAACTCTTCTCGGTGCTCGGCGAACTCAAAGGTGGCGCAATGAAGTTCGGGCAGGCACTCAGCGTGATGGAGGCCGCCGTCCCAGAGGAGTTCGCTGAGCCGTATCGCGAAGCCCTCACCAAGCTCCAGGCGGATGCACCGCCCCTGCCAGCGGACAAAGTGCATCGGATGCTCGACCGCCAGCTCGGCACCACCTGGCGATCCCGATTCGTTTCTTTCGACGACACTCCGGTGGCATCGGCGAGCATCGGACAGGTTCACCGCGCGGTCTGGGCTGATGGCCGCGATGTCGCGGTCAAGGTTCAATACCCAGGCGCAGACGACGCTTTGCGTGCCGACCTGAAGACGTTGTCCCGTTTTGCCAACACATTCAGCGCCATCTTCACCGGCGCAGACGTAAAACCCGTGCTCGAAGAATTGATAGCTCGGACCGAGGACGAACTCGATTACCGTATCGAGGCAACCAACCAGCGGGCTTTCGCGCAAGAGTTCGACGGTGACCCACAATTCGCGGTGCCCCGCGTCGTCGCCAGCGCGCCGAAAGTTCTGGTCAGCGAATGGATGAGCGGTACACCGCTGGCCACCATCATCGCGGGCGGAACAGCGCAGCAACGCAACGACGCGGGAGCTCTGCTGGCGTTGTTTGCTTTCGCGGCTCCGGCACGGGCAGGGCTGCTGCACGCCGATCCACACCCCGGAAACTTCATGCTGCTGCCCGATGGCCGACTCGGCGTCATCGATTTCGGTGCGACCGCCCCGATGCCGAACGGCTTGCCGCCGGTGCTGGGCAGGATGGTTCGGTTGGCGCGCGAGGAACGATTCGACGAGTTGGTCGAACTGTGTACCGACAATGGATTCGTCATTCCGGGGCGCACCGTGACCGCAACGGAAATATCGGACTATCTACGGCCGTTCACGGATCCGATTCGCACAGATACATTCCACTTCACGCGCGCATGGCTTCAGAAGGCAGCGGGTTCCGCAGCTGAATTCGACAGCGCCCAGCTCAAAACTGTTCGCGCACTGAATATGCCTGCTGAATACATCATGATCTTCCGCGTTCTCGGTGGACTGGTCGGTATCTGTGCACAATTGGACGCATACGCGCCTTACATGTCGATCTTGACCGAATGGATGCCCGGCTTCACCGACGACGACGCTCAGTCGAGCGAAGGCTGA
- a CDS encoding TOMM precursor leader peptide-binding protein — protein MSTSAIRRPKLRVSAFVQRDGTVRVGWDPDRSYILTPPPRVAPKVLLDILGQLDGAHSRAHVVWFGCTVGLTGNSMSTLLAELDEAGLLSEGVLPSTDGAASSVMTVHILGRGPLSDAVAAGLTPSSALVVVRSSVAPAQLLTVDDTGWLCDIVVLADDMAPDPRVVTSLVRSRTPHLQVRIRDGKGIVGPFVEPGNTSCLRCAELIRCSLDPQWPHVSAQLLGRVGEATKPTVLATAAVALAQIEAFVAGHDAALRDRSLELDLVAHTMDSRHWVRHPGCDCALV, from the coding sequence ATGAGCACATCAGCGATCCGTCGACCGAAGCTTCGTGTATCGGCGTTCGTACAACGGGACGGGACCGTTCGTGTCGGTTGGGATCCCGACCGGTCGTACATCCTCACTCCCCCACCCAGGGTCGCACCGAAGGTGCTGCTCGATATCCTCGGCCAGCTCGACGGTGCCCATTCCCGTGCTCACGTGGTGTGGTTCGGGTGCACAGTGGGGTTGACGGGCAACTCGATGTCCACTCTCCTCGCCGAACTCGACGAGGCCGGGCTGCTGAGCGAGGGAGTCCTTCCCTCGACGGATGGAGCTGCAAGCAGTGTGATGACCGTCCACATACTCGGACGGGGGCCGCTGTCGGACGCCGTGGCCGCGGGTCTGACCCCTTCGTCCGCCCTCGTCGTAGTGCGTTCGAGTGTCGCGCCTGCACAACTACTGACAGTGGACGACACCGGATGGCTCTGTGACATTGTCGTGCTCGCCGACGATATGGCACCCGATCCACGGGTAGTCACTTCGCTCGTGCGTTCACGCACTCCACACCTTCAGGTGCGAATCCGCGACGGCAAGGGGATCGTGGGTCCGTTCGTCGAGCCCGGCAACACCAGTTGCCTTAGGTGTGCGGAGTTGATTCGTTGCAGCTTGGATCCGCAGTGGCCGCACGTGTCGGCACAACTCCTCGGCCGTGTCGGTGAAGCCACCAAGCCCACCGTCCTGGCAACGGCTGCCGTCGCGCTCGCCCAGATCGAAGCATTCGTCGCCGGACATGACGCGGCACTGCGGGACAGGTCGCTGGAGCTCGATCTCGTGGCGCACACCATGGACTCCCGCCACTGGGTTCGGCATCCAGGATGCGACTGCGCCCTCGTATAG
- a CDS encoding zinc-dependent metalloprotease: protein MSNFGFESSDEDPDKKKDQGGNSTPGGFGFGSEGFDPAALGQMLTQFGQMLSGMGAQGQGGAKAGPVNYDLALQLARQQIGTITPVAAGKSEAVADAAHLAELWLDGATTLPAGASKTLAWTPGDWLDNTIETWKRLCDPVAEQISGMWTSGLPSEAQQAAGPMMGMLTQMGGMAFGSQLGQALGQLSKEVLTSTDIGLPLGPSGVGALLPEAIAAFSEGLEQPEREVLVFLAAREAAHHRLYSHIPWLRQRVLATVEEYARGIRMDFSAIEEAAAGLDPASLTDPSKIEEILQQGAFEPQTTPEQKHALERLETMLALVEGWVETVVGEALGERLPGAGALGETIRRRRASGGPAEQTFATLVGLELRPRKVREASELWRRLTAAVGIDGRDGVWSHPDLLPVSADLDDPAGFIDGVVGGGSSSFDDPIAQLEATEAQERSEREKKDGDTSS, encoded by the coding sequence ATGAGCAATTTTGGTTTCGAGAGCTCCGACGAGGATCCGGACAAGAAGAAGGATCAGGGCGGAAACAGCACGCCCGGCGGCTTCGGATTCGGCAGTGAGGGTTTCGACCCCGCGGCCCTGGGCCAGATGCTTACCCAGTTCGGGCAGATGCTGAGCGGAATGGGCGCCCAAGGACAGGGAGGTGCGAAGGCGGGGCCGGTGAACTACGACCTGGCTTTGCAGCTCGCTCGTCAGCAGATCGGCACGATCACTCCGGTGGCTGCGGGCAAGTCCGAGGCTGTCGCGGACGCCGCACATCTCGCCGAACTCTGGCTGGACGGCGCTACGACGCTGCCTGCCGGGGCGAGCAAGACACTTGCGTGGACTCCTGGCGACTGGCTCGACAACACCATCGAAACCTGGAAGCGGTTGTGCGATCCAGTCGCAGAGCAGATTTCCGGAATGTGGACTTCCGGTCTTCCGAGTGAAGCTCAGCAGGCTGCTGGGCCGATGATGGGCATGCTGACTCAGATGGGTGGGATGGCGTTCGGGTCTCAGCTGGGTCAGGCCCTCGGCCAACTCTCCAAAGAAGTACTGACCTCTACCGATATCGGGCTTCCGCTCGGACCGAGCGGGGTCGGAGCGTTACTGCCAGAGGCCATCGCAGCATTCTCCGAAGGTCTGGAACAACCCGAACGCGAAGTTCTCGTGTTCCTGGCTGCCCGCGAAGCTGCACATCACCGTTTGTACAGCCATATTCCGTGGTTGCGCCAGCGGGTGCTCGCCACGGTCGAAGAGTATGCCCGGGGCATTCGAATGGACTTCTCGGCAATCGAGGAGGCAGCGGCAGGCCTCGATCCCGCATCCCTCACCGATCCGTCGAAGATCGAAGAAATTTTGCAGCAAGGCGCGTTCGAGCCGCAGACGACGCCTGAGCAGAAGCACGCGCTCGAACGCCTCGAGACCATGCTGGCGCTCGTCGAGGGCTGGGTCGAGACCGTCGTAGGTGAAGCTCTCGGCGAGAGGCTTCCCGGCGCGGGCGCGCTCGGCGAGACCATTCGACGACGTCGCGCATCGGGTGGACCGGCGGAACAAACCTTCGCAACGTTGGTCGGTCTCGAGTTGCGACCACGCAAGGTTCGCGAGGCCAGCGAGCTGTGGCGTCGACTCACCGCCGCAGTCGGCATCGATGGACGCGACGGTGTGTGGTCTCACCCTGATCTGCTGCCTGTATCGGCAGATCTAGACGATCCTGCCGGATTCATCGACGGTGTCGTGGGCGGCGGATCGAGCAGTTTCGACGACCCGATCGCGCAACTCGAAGCTACCGAGGCTCAGGAACGATCCGAACGGGAAAAGAAGGACGGCGACACGTCCTCCTAG